The Hyphomicrobium sp. MC1 genome window below encodes:
- a CDS encoding AI-2E family transporter — MAGLEQRTMSAFPTPKKLGEREFETRLESEEPAVGSIALRSIALTVLAVLAVFYTLYFAASLLVPIAVAVLLGTVLSPPVRLLEGLHMPRLVASAVVVVAVVGIVGAGAVALAEPAAEWLERAPQSLHSIEQKFLSFRGQIDKFEKAADHLNDTSGVKVGSGPQDVRVVRPALTDLMLSGSLQVAASAASIAILVYFLLASGDVFLRKLVTVIPTLTDKKRAVEITRQIETDISFYLFSFTMVNVALGVSMVVATALLGIPNPVLWGVVVGLLNFVPYVGALSSMAILTMVGIQTFDSLPQVLAAPAILLALVIIFAEVITPFVLGRGLQLNPVAIFIAILLWGWLWGIIGVLLAVPLLASFKIICERVEPLHPIAEFLTT; from the coding sequence GTGGCTGGGCTGGAGCAGAGAACGATGTCGGCCTTTCCAACTCCAAAGAAGCTTGGCGAACGGGAGTTCGAGACTCGACTTGAGAGCGAGGAACCGGCAGTAGGATCAATTGCTCTCAGATCGATCGCTCTCACCGTTTTGGCCGTCCTTGCGGTTTTTTATACGCTCTATTTTGCTGCTTCTCTGCTGGTTCCCATTGCGGTCGCTGTTCTCCTCGGCACTGTTCTTTCTCCTCCTGTGAGACTCCTCGAAGGACTACACATGCCTCGTCTTGTGGCGTCGGCAGTTGTCGTCGTCGCCGTGGTCGGAATCGTCGGGGCGGGCGCGGTCGCACTAGCGGAGCCCGCGGCGGAATGGCTCGAAAGAGCCCCACAGAGTCTGCACTCAATCGAACAAAAATTCCTTTCGTTCAGAGGGCAGATCGACAAATTCGAGAAGGCAGCCGACCACCTCAATGATACGAGCGGGGTCAAAGTGGGCTCGGGACCGCAAGACGTGCGTGTGGTGCGACCCGCACTGACGGACTTGATGTTGTCGGGCTCGCTGCAAGTGGCCGCATCGGCCGCATCCATAGCGATCCTTGTTTATTTCCTTCTCGCATCCGGCGACGTCTTTCTGCGCAAGCTAGTCACCGTGATACCAACGCTCACGGATAAAAAGCGCGCGGTCGAGATCACGCGTCAGATCGAAACAGATATTTCCTTTTATCTGTTTAGCTTCACAATGGTGAATGTCGCACTTGGGGTCTCGATGGTGGTTGCAACCGCGCTTCTCGGTATCCCAAACCCGGTGCTATGGGGCGTTGTGGTCGGCTTGCTTAACTTCGTTCCCTACGTCGGGGCGCTTTCGAGCATGGCGATCTTGACTATGGTCGGCATTCAGACCTTCGACAGCCTGCCGCAGGTGCTGGCTGCTCCAGCAATTCTGCTCGCTCTTGTCATCATTTTTGCCGAAGTGATCACGCCCTTCGTTCTAGGTCGCGGTCTGCAGCTCAATCCCGTCGCTATCTTTATTGCCATTCTGCTGTGGGGCTGGCTATGGGGTATCATCGGCGTTCTATTGGCTGTGCCCCTCTTGGCCAGCTTTAAAATCATCTGCGAGCGTGTCGAACCTTTGCACCCCATCGCCGAATTTCTGACGACGTGA
- a CDS encoding DUF1488 domain-containing protein, producing the protein MALSFPNPTRSYDTKHHCVRFWGYDGTFEISFMVEQRAFSRINPGAAEDESGILRIFDKYRDRIIGVARRVYRGRHPGAYTLVAADF; encoded by the coding sequence ATGGCACTCAGCTTTCCAAATCCAACCCGAAGCTATGACACCAAGCACCACTGCGTAAGGTTTTGGGGTTACGACGGTACGTTTGAAATTAGCTTCATGGTTGAGCAGCGCGCTTTCTCGCGGATCAATCCAGGGGCGGCAGAAGACGAATCGGGAATTCTCAGAATTTTTGACAAATATCGCGACAGGATCATTGGCGTCGCACGTCGCGTTTATCGTGGGCGTCATCCTGGAGCTTATACGCTTGTCGCGGCCGATTTCTGA
- a CDS encoding cold-shock protein yields the protein MNTGTVKWFNSQKGFGFIQPENADKDVFVHISAVERAGLDTLREGQKVSFDIVADGRTGKSAAENLRAV from the coding sequence ATGAACACTGGAACCGTGAAGTGGTTCAACAGCCAAAAAGGCTTCGGCTTTATTCAGCCCGAGAATGCTGACAAAGACGTTTTCGTTCATATCAGTGCGGTGGAACGCGCTGGCTTGGACACCCTCAGAGAGGGACAGAAGGTCTCTTTCGATATCGTCGCCGACGGCCGAACAGGCAAATCTGCCGCTGAAAACCTGCGCGCTGTTTAA
- a CDS encoding hemolysin III family protein, which translates to MYTPAERIADGIVHIVGICAGVVAVIAMMVAAVHSLSLPATASLAIYSIGLLAMFGFSAAYNLLPTPNWKGTLRRLDQSAIFLKIAGTYTPFALIKMGGIAGYSLLTVVWVVALLGAAGKLLLKSNWNGIDVALYLALGWAGLVAIHPLAASVTSTVLALLGIGGVLYSVGVIFHVWHSLKYQNAIWHAFVLAATCCHFGAVTTAMFA; encoded by the coding sequence ATGTATACCCCAGCAGAGCGGATCGCAGACGGAATCGTTCATATCGTTGGCATTTGCGCCGGCGTTGTTGCCGTCATTGCGATGATGGTTGCCGCGGTCCACTCGTTGTCCCTACCTGCAACGGCCAGTCTGGCCATTTACAGCATTGGTTTGCTAGCTATGTTTGGCTTTTCCGCAGCCTACAATCTGCTGCCGACACCGAACTGGAAAGGCACGCTGCGCCGCCTCGATCAGTCCGCCATTTTCCTCAAGATCGCGGGCACGTACACGCCGTTCGCACTCATCAAAATGGGCGGAATAGCCGGTTACTCGTTGTTGACCGTCGTCTGGGTCGTGGCTCTTCTGGGCGCGGCAGGGAAGCTTCTGCTGAAGTCCAACTGGAATGGAATTGATGTTGCTCTCTACTTGGCATTGGGGTGGGCGGGTCTAGTTGCGATTCATCCGTTAGCAGCATCTGTGACGTCAACCGTGCTCGCACTTCTTGGAATTGGCGGGGTGCTTTACTCAGTAGGCGTGATTTTTCACGTCTGGCACAGCCTCAAATATCAGAATGCCATCTGGCACGCGTTCGTGCTGGCTGCAACCTGTTGTCATTTCGGTGCCGTCACGACAGCAATGTTTGCTTAG
- a CDS encoding transglutaminase family protein, with translation MIALKIQHATTYRYHQSVSLGPHRLMLRPRESRDLHLISSDLRLTPAADVTWAYDVFGNAIATATFQAITNHLVISSVVDLQLDATAWPIFDIAASAISYPFRYSEDDWTDLGALAIQQYPDPAGRLRDWAKAFIRSNPTNTLALLKDLSIGVSGSIRYQSREDMGTQSPTQTLERGWGSCRDFAVLFVEAARSLGFGARIVSGYLYNPDRSSVGTADAGSTHAWGEVYVPGAGWITFDPTNRGVGGFNLIPVAVARDIGQAIPVAGSFVGMTDAFRTMSVEVLVTPLTKPRGNKET, from the coding sequence TTGATAGCGCTCAAAATTCAACACGCGACAACCTATCGGTACCATCAATCGGTGTCCCTCGGGCCGCACCGATTGATGCTCCGCCCGCGCGAAAGCCGCGATCTCCACCTGATCTCAAGCGATTTAAGGTTGACACCCGCCGCGGACGTCACCTGGGCGTACGATGTCTTCGGCAACGCGATCGCTACTGCGACCTTTCAGGCAATAACCAACCATCTTGTCATCAGCAGTGTCGTGGACCTTCAACTCGACGCTACCGCGTGGCCGATTTTTGACATCGCCGCCTCTGCAATTTCCTACCCTTTCCGGTATTCGGAAGATGATTGGACGGATCTCGGCGCACTGGCGATACAGCAATATCCAGACCCCGCGGGGCGGCTACGGGACTGGGCGAAAGCATTCATCCGGAGCAATCCGACAAATACCCTTGCCCTGCTCAAAGATCTCAGCATCGGCGTTTCCGGATCAATCCGCTATCAGAGTCGCGAGGATATGGGCACTCAGTCACCGACACAGACTCTTGAGCGCGGCTGGGGATCGTGCAGAGACTTCGCCGTGCTGTTCGTCGAGGCAGCGCGGAGCCTCGGCTTCGGAGCTCGGATCGTTTCCGGCTATCTTTATAATCCGGATCGAAGCAGCGTGGGGACCGCAGACGCGGGATCTACACACGCTTGGGGCGAAGTCTATGTGCCTGGCGCGGGCTGGATCACTTTCGATCCAACCAATCGAGGTGTTGGTGGCTTCAACCTGATACCTGTCGCCGTCGCACGCGACATCGGACAGGCGATTCCGGTAGCCGGTAGTTTCGTCGGTATGACCGACGCCTTTCGAACGATGTCGGTGGAGGTCCTCGTCACGCCTCTGACCAAGCCGAGAGGCAATAAGGAGACGTAG
- a CDS encoding host attachment protein has protein sequence MKPTRTWVLIADGARARILENDGPNHGLTAIEGLEFEGDHSATHDLVPDREGRSFSSHGHGRSAIDARSDPHRDLKAKFADRLADVLAQRLEQKSYDRLIIVASPVTLGDLRTAISAQVRALVVGEVAQDLTKIPNDEVAGHLKNVLIA, from the coding sequence ATGAAACCAACTCGCACGTGGGTTCTCATTGCGGATGGCGCGAGGGCGCGCATTCTCGAAAACGACGGGCCCAATCATGGATTGACCGCGATTGAGGGGCTCGAATTTGAAGGTGATCATTCCGCGACGCATGATCTGGTACCTGACAGGGAGGGAAGAAGCTTTAGCTCGCACGGTCACGGGCGCTCCGCTATCGATGCCCGTTCCGACCCCCATCGAGATCTCAAGGCAAAGTTCGCGGACCGATTGGCGGACGTTTTGGCTCAAAGACTGGAACAAAAATCTTACGATCGACTTATTATCGTTGCGTCGCCTGTGACCCTCGGAGATCTTCGGACGGCGATCTCTGCGCAAGTTCGCGCCTTAGTTGTCGGCGAAGTCGCGCAAGATCTGACAAAAATTCCGAATGACGAGGTCGCCGGCCATCTCAAGAACGTGCTCATCGCTTGA
- a CDS encoding low affinity iron permease family protein: MVFLIQNTQNRESRIVTLKLDELLRGVDGARTGLVELDQMSDEDLEHVRQEFARMQDKYAPLIDDDLFNVQRELRARKRRK, encoded by the coding sequence ATGGTCTTTCTTATTCAAAATACTCAAAATCGGGAGTCACGAATTGTGACTTTAAAGCTCGACGAACTGTTGCGAGGCGTGGACGGCGCGAGAACGGGGTTGGTAGAACTTGATCAGATGTCCGACGAAGATCTGGAGCATGTCCGACAAGAGTTTGCGAGAATGCAGGACAAATACGCCCCGCTCATCGATGACGATCTTTTCAATGTCCAGCGTGAGCTACGGGCGCGAAAACGACGAAAATAA
- a CDS encoding low affinity iron permease family protein, protein MELRSTCVRLISPRRYFDCIETNSRTSARTSLTKSSPGSLRPTIEAADVTSGYGDAVWEPHACIRFEVGIHYEELKPMKEIFRKLAETAAHAVGSYWAFLLAFSTIVVWAVTGPIFQVLRYMATIHQYRHDNHNLFDGLSYSKYSKSGVTNCDFKARRTVARRGRRENGVGRT, encoded by the coding sequence ATGGAATTAAGATCCACATGTGTCCGCCTCATCTCACCTCGCCGATATTTTGACTGCATCGAAACCAACTCTCGGACATCGGCTAGGACTTCTCTCACTAAATCTTCACCTGGAAGCTTGCGCCCGACAATCGAAGCGGCGGATGTTACAAGCGGTTACGGCGACGCCGTTTGGGAACCGCATGCGTGCATCAGATTCGAGGTGGGGATCCATTACGAGGAGCTAAAGCCCATGAAAGAGATATTTCGCAAACTCGCAGAGACGGCCGCTCATGCTGTGGGATCTTATTGGGCCTTCTTACTAGCCTTTTCCACCATCGTCGTCTGGGCGGTAACCGGACCTATTTTTCAAGTACTCCGATACATGGCAACTATTCATCAATACCGGCACGACAATCATAACCTTTTTGATGGTCTTTCTTATTCAAAATACTCAAAATCGGGAGTCACGAATTGTGACTTTAAAGCTCGACGAACTGTTGCGAGGCGTGGACGGCGCGAGAACGGGGTTGGTAGAACTTGA
- a CDS encoding IS3 family transposase (programmed frameshift) gives MRPKSSTPETPSERLVRDIRRATRKQYSAEEKIRIVLDGLRGEVTVAELCRREGIAESLYYSWSKEFLEAGKRRLAGDTARSATTSEVKDLKRQALELKEVVAEQALELRLLKKKHDRGWGRRGMRYPASEKLEIIRIVEQSRLPVRRTLDKLGILPGSFYRWYDRYQSGGVEALEDKTSKPSRVWNRIPDEVRGRIINMALDEPTLSPRELATRFTDTQNYFVSEASVYRLLKAHDLITSPAFIVIKAADEFKDKTTAINQLWQTDFTYLKVIGWGWFYLSTILDDFSRYIIAWKLCTTMKAEDVTDTLQLALAASGCDQVRVVHKPRLLSDNGSSYVSADLAEWLDDNGMSHVRGAPHHPQTQGKIERWHQTLKNRILLENYYLPGDLEAHIGRFVEHYNHRRYHESLKNLTPADVYFGRGQTILLQRERTKRATIRKRRLQHQMKAA, from the exons ATGAGACCTAAATCCAGCACCCCCGAGACACCGTCTGAGCGGCTTGTTCGCGACATCCGTCGGGCAACCCGCAAGCAGTATTCGGCCGAGGAGAAGATCCGCATCGTCCTCGACGGTTTGCGCGGCGAAGTCACGGTTGCTGAACTCTGCCGTCGAGAAGGCATCGCCGAGAGCCTGTATTACAGCTGGTCGAAGGAGTTCCTAGAAGCCGGCAAGCGACGTCTGGCCGGTGACACAGCCCGATCAGCAACCACCAGCGAGGTCAAAGACCTCAAGCGCCAGGCCCTGGAGCTGAAAGAAGTTGTCGCCGAGCAAGCCCTCGAACTGCGTCTGCTCA AAAAAAAGCATGACCGGGGATGGGGGAGACGAGGCATGAGATATCCAGCTTCCGAAAAGCTCGAGATCATCCGTATCGTCGAGCAATCGCGTCTGCCCGTGCGACGTACGCTGGATAAGCTCGGCATTCTGCCGGGCTCGTTTTATCGCTGGTATGACCGCTATCAGTCTGGCGGCGTCGAAGCGCTCGAGGACAAGACGTCGAAGCCGTCTCGCGTCTGGAACCGCATTCCTGATGAGGTGCGCGGGCGGATCATCAATATGGCGCTCGACGAGCCCACCTTGTCGCCACGCGAACTCGCGACACGGTTCACTGATACCCAGAATTACTTCGTATCTGAGGCGTCCGTGTACCGCCTGCTGAAAGCCCACGATCTCATCACCAGTCCGGCCTTCATCGTCATCAAAGCTGCTGACGAGTTCAAAGATAAGACCACCGCCATCAATCAACTCTGGCAGACCGACTTCACCTACCTCAAGGTCATCGGCTGGGGTTGGTTCTATCTCTCGACCATCCTCGATGACTTCTCGCGCTACATCATCGCCTGGAAACTGTGCACCACGATGAAAGCGGAAGACGTCACCGACACCTTGCAGCTGGCGCTTGCCGCGTCAGGCTGCGACCAAGTCCGTGTCGTCCATAAACCACGATTACTCAGCGACAACGGTTCGAGCTACGTCTCGGCCGATCTCGCAGAATGGCTCGATGATAACGGCATGAGCCACGTCCGAGGAGCGCCTCACCATCCGCAAACCCAGGGCAAGATCGAGCGTTGGCATCAGACGCTCAAGAACCGCATCCTGCTCGAAAACTATTACCTGCCCGGCGATCTCGAAGCTCACATCGGACGCTTCGTCGAGCACTACAATCACCGCCGCTACCACGAGAGCTTGAAAAACCTAACCCCCGCAGATGTCTACTTCGGGCGAGGGCAAACCATCCTATTGCAACGAGAAAGGACCAAACGCGCGACCATCCGAAAACGACGATTGCAGCACCAAATGAAAGCCGCTTAA
- the pqqA gene encoding pyrroloquinoline quinone precursor peptide PqqA, with protein sequence MKIWTKPQIREQEVGLEVTSYLSAEIETI encoded by the coding sequence ATGAAAATCTGGACCAAGCCGCAAATTCGCGAACAGGAAGTTGGGCTCGAGGTAACGAGCTATCTCTCGGCTGAAATCGAGACCATTTAA